A window of uncultured Draconibacterium sp. contains these coding sequences:
- the hpt gene encoding hypoxanthine phosphoribosyltransferase encodes MKKVKILDKEFEIFIPYEKIRSVIEKMADQMNTELADKDPLFLCILNGSFMFAAELFKRIDFVESEISFVKLASYEGDSTTGKVKQLIGLNEEIEGRTVVVLEDIVDTGITINNIQDQLDKMKPKEVFVATLLLKPDALQKEVDLKYVGLEIPNDFIVGYGLDYDGYGRNLLDIYSVVKE; translated from the coding sequence ATGAAGAAAGTTAAAATTCTCGATAAAGAATTTGAGATATTTATCCCTTATGAAAAAATTCGTTCGGTAATTGAAAAAATGGCCGATCAGATGAACACTGAACTGGCCGACAAGGATCCGCTATTTCTTTGTATATTAAATGGTTCGTTCATGTTTGCAGCCGAACTTTTTAAACGTATCGATTTTGTTGAGTCGGAAATTTCATTCGTAAAATTGGCTTCGTACGAAGGCGATTCAACCACGGGAAAGGTGAAACAGTTGATTGGTTTAAATGAAGAAATCGAGGGTAGAACAGTTGTTGTATTGGAAGACATTGTTGACACGGGTATTACCATAAACAATATTCAGGACCAGTTGGATAAAATGAAGCCAAAAGAAGTGTTTGTAGCTACTTTATTGCTTAAACCCGATGCCTTGCAAAAGGAAGTTGATTTAAAATACGTGGGATTGGAAATTCCGAACGATTTTATTGTGGGTTATGGGCTTGATTATGACGGCTATGGTCGTAACTTGTTAGATATTTATTCTGTTGTTAAAGAATAG
- a CDS encoding adenylate kinase has translation MLNLVLFGPPGAGKGTQAEFLIETFGLIHLSTGDLLRSEIAAQTELGIAAKKNMDKGELVPDAIVIGMIKSKLEAHKEAKGFIFDGFPRTVDQAKALDVLLNENNTPISAMLCLQVETNELIDRLLSRGKVSGRADDQNQSIIENRIAVYTQKTFPLIEYYTPQGKHYNIDGMGSVEEIAGRLKAVVEKL, from the coding sequence ATGCTTAATTTAGTTTTATTCGGCCCTCCGGGAGCAGGGAAAGGCACCCAGGCTGAATTTCTTATTGAAACATTTGGATTAATCCACTTATCTACCGGCGACTTGTTGCGTAGCGAAATTGCTGCCCAAACAGAGTTGGGGATTGCCGCCAAAAAAAACATGGACAAAGGTGAATTGGTGCCCGATGCCATTGTAATTGGTATGATTAAATCCAAGTTAGAGGCGCACAAAGAGGCCAAAGGATTTATCTTCGATGGTTTTCCTCGCACGGTAGATCAGGCAAAAGCCTTAGATGTTTTATTGAATGAAAACAACACCCCAATTTCTGCAATGCTTTGTTTACAGGTTGAAACCAACGAGTTAATCGACCGTTTGTTAAGTCGTGGAAAAGTATCGGGGCGTGCCGATGATCAAAATCAATCAATTATTGAAAATCGGATTGCTGTTTATACTCAAAAAACATTCCCTTTAATCGAATATTACACACCTCAGGGAAAACATTACAACATTGATGGAATGGGTTCTGTTGAGGAAATTGCCGGAAGATTAAAGGCAGTTGTTGAAAAATTGTAG